The genome window GACATGCTGCTTTTCAGAGCTGGCTGCAGTTAGATGCAGCAAACACCTCTTTATCAAGAATATGAAATTGAGGCAGGAAAATAATCCTCTGCAGTAGAACTGGTTAAAACATAACATCAGACTGGATGGCAGGAGTTGATAAAGTGTTGTTAAAATTACACTCAGTGAATCTCCcttttcacttctttctttattattttatgtatcAACTTGTTAAATCAACACACCATCAAACATCTATAGCTCAAAGAAGTCTCACATGTTCTGATTATTAACAAACTGTTTTATATAAACTATGAGCTATAGAAACACTTGTGTTATTGTTCTATATAGGAGCCATTTGCTGCTGAGGGGAATACATTTGCCAGTCCTATCTCAACAGTCCTGTCATCTGTCAGCGTGGAACATTTCTATAACTTAGACCCATGTTTGAATGACAAGAAGCTGTTACTTTTACAGAGAGCAATGTTACATATTCTATATCTGAAAGAGTTCAGTGGATTGTCCTCAGTGATTCATGAGACTGTATTACATCATAGCAAACTAAACTGTCACAGACATAACATTTATAGGCCAAATATAATACTGTTACCCACCATGTCCCCATCAAAGCAACCAAAGATAGTTGAAGGTATTTATAAAAGACGAACAGCATATTGTGTATTATATCATCATGTTCTTCATCTTTAATTGAGCTGCTCTGTTGTAACAGAAATGTTCACTGGTAATATCTTATGTGGAATTTCTCTGTTTGGgagatgtatggaaacagtctctcagtgaaagtgtgtgtgaaggtgtgtatgtgtgtgtgttagtatcacGATCAGTGAATGACAGTTTTCCTCTGTTCCAGTCCAGATGAACTCTGATTCTTTGGAGCTTCTTCACTGAGAGAAAAGTGATGGGATCTGGTGGAGAGTACGCTGTGTATTTACCCTGATTTAACCCTATTCTCCACGATTGAGCCAGTGCCGCCATATGCCCCTTCCTCTCACCAGACTCTGCTACCACACCCAGAATCCAGACTGCACTGTCTCCAACCTcaacatcccagctgtgagtccctgagttaaagccctcagagcccaggacaaTGGCATAGTTGTCAAATCTCTGTGGATTGTCAGGAagcttctgtttctctccataactcacactggtcagatcttcagacagAATGAGTCTTGGATGAGCAGAGTTTGGATCCAGAATCACAGGAGTGTAGGAGACcatctccttcatcttgttccagatgttgaaggtcaggttgcccaggtgtttggccacgtctatcagagctcctgagaccAGCTGTGGATCCTCCAtcagggggcgctgctggactcttttcactgcagccttgtagttgagcaggaatgagacgtcttcagctctcagctcctcctctgtggctctgattgtgtgtgaaagagctgctatctctctgctcagagcctcaatcttctccttcatcatctgactcttcagctcctcttcctccctcagagcagtgatcctggcctcctcttcctcttgtagaaactggtgaagcttcttaaactgctccttaatctgcctctctaTGTGTGGAcctggaccttaatgtgttttgctgtttgatcacagtttcctttaacttgttcaaacagcttcagtttctcttGTAAAGGCTTCAGGGATTTCTGAAGCTCCTCTTTGTGATCCTGTGCAGCTTCATCGATGGTCTGaatctgtggttgttgtgtgtttttgaatctctgcagatgacacacactggctgctgatggtccagacagaagagcttcagtttctcagagtgcagactgcagagaggctCAGACCCTGCTGAAgttctctgatctctctccagTAAGAAGGTCTCACACAGGTTCTTCAATGGCAAACAAATAGGTGGATCACTCTTTGATGATTTTCTCTTACAAACTGGACACTCATGTATtagtttctctctccaccagctctgcagacagtctttacagaagctgtggctacatgacaggACAACAGGTTCTTTAAAGATGTCATggcagacaggacaggagagatcctcctctgacctggaagacattttctctctgactgaagctgaaaacacaaaacaagcacaagGATCAGTCAGTTGTGGATTCCCTAAtacttttcagtgtttcagtttaagttactttcactttcagttatGTTGTTTATAAAActcacagtcagtgtgttgaATTGTTGCAGGTTAAAGTTGCAGTGttcctgttttccttcctgtagctgtcctctctctgtggaaGCTGTTAGTTTGGTCTGAAGGTGAATCTTATTGAAATGTGTCTCTCAGTAGTGAATGTGTCTCTCGGTACTGAGGACGAATATAAATGGCATTTCCTGGTTTGTGTCAGAGTGGTCAGGTGAGAGGTGGAGCTTTGACAGGTTATGTCTCTGAATACACCAGTGGTGAGTTTCATGCCAAAGCTGCTTCATGGACATTGTTGAATGATAAACAGTGCGCAGAGCTGTAAAAACTAGTTCTTAATGGTATGCTTGTTTTCACCTTTTATATATGATCCATGTTTAAGTGGTATGACATGGAATTAATCACACATGTTGTGAGGTTATGAAGTCAGTCACTCAGTAAAGGTTAatactctttctctctatcaTCTCTGTAGATCatctttacagaagctgtggctacatgacagaacaacaggtCCTTTAAAGATGTCATGTCCCAGCAGTGCAGTGTCTTAGTCTCCCAAAATTCCCCTGCTGAATTCTGTCACACCTTTTCTGCTAAACTATCCAATAACTGCAACCAGAGGTGAGTTCCATTCCAAAGTGTTTATATGATATTGCCTcagtaaatttccccattgtgggaataaaggattatcttagTAGACACTGTAGATCAGTTCACTTCAGTCAGTTACACTTCCACTATTTCTACTACTGCATTAATTGTTCACCAGAGAAGAACCCTATGTTGTTTGTGATGCACTAACCTTTTTTGTTTGGCTGCTATCGATTAAAAAATTCTACTTGCAGATTTCTATTTAAATATAATGAGCACCTTAAGGCTTTCCACAGTTTGATATTAGCTTTCAAGCTTATTTTCCTCATCCATCTGTTTTCCGACGGTTATAGAAGCAGCAGACTAAATGAATTATTGTTTCGATCATTACAAGGCagaaaactttttatttatgcTAAACATACATCGCTGTGCTGATAATATGTACTATGAAATAATGCTGTCAACATTAAAGTCATTAAGTCTTAATATAAGGACTGGAAGCTGTAGAGCCCACCACTACCATGGAAACAGAGATATTCATATACAGTATCCTGCTGATTTACCTTCTACATAAATAACAATGTAgaaatgacagtttgtggttttagggGAAGTTACATGCTTGAACTATTTCTTGGCAAACAACAGAGCAAACAGGCGCAGTGACCGTGCTCAACTTCCTGAAGTCTTCTTGTTACACTGAGGTTTCCCTCTTCTTCCagactttatgctaagctaagctaatcactcTCTTGCTCCAGTTTAGTAATAAGTGCATTTCCTAAACTGATCAGCTGTTCCTTCAACTGTACtccacagtcacacagaggCAGGGTTTAGGAGCCCTTCCTCTGTGCCTCCAGTCATCACATCCTTACATCCACCCTTCCTTTCACTGAGGGTTAAATAAACAAGTGTGCTGTTGGTTTAAAGCTGCTACAGGCCTTCATTAGGAGCTAATCTGGTTCTGAAAAGGTTTTCCTCCCTGCTGCTTCAACCTGCATTCAGACGCGACGAGCTTCATCtgcatcacaacacacacagattaggCTAATAGCATTAGCGGATCTCAGTGGATCATTATTATTgccatcattatcattatcattattattagtttaAACTCAGTCACAGAGTTGTAGCAGGAGGATGGACGCATTTTTAGTGTGAAAACTAAACAGATTTTCTACTTTGGTAATttagaagaaaaggaggagattctgttttgtgtttgcatcatggtgacagtttttaaaaaaggctccTCATCctaatctcacacacacacactcacgcagaATATCACCTGAGGGAAAacgcagacacagacacacactctcatacaaTCACACATACGTACAAATGCATTAGggtgaagtgtttttgtttctttaaaacttTGTAATTACTCTCTCTTTTTGCAGAGTTTGATTGTGAAACTGTGtaaactaaaaatgtaaatatgctATCTTTAAgtaacaacagacacacacactcagcagagaTTAGCTGCTGTATGGAACCTCAGGGAATCTCATTCACATGGAAAACCACTTCTTAATTCTAATTGGTGGCCAGTGTAAATCCTCCACTCCCATTTAAACAAGCCGTCAGCAGTTTGTcttcctgctgcttcacatGTTCCTCAGACTAAACCATCCATTCACCTCTCACTTTATTTCATACCACAGACCCAAAGTTAAGGACCTGTGAGATTTTCACTAAAAGCAAATCAAcctgtggagctgtttttttttcccactgtgaaatcagaataatttgttttggttgttgtcAGCAGTTTGGTAAACAGCTCTCAGGGCTGTTTGTTGATCAGTTAGTCAGATCAGTCGTTATGGCATCCACTCTGGCTCCTgtgacagcagagagcaggCCACCATTTTCCATCGATCGGATTCTGGGTTTGGAGCTGGAAAGACCTGGAAACTGCCTGAAACTCCACCGACCGTGGGCAggtgaggagaaaaagtttttgATTTAGAACCTTTTCAAGTGTCAAGTGAAGAGTTAAAGAGCAACGGGTCTGTAATATGACTTGTGTGCATCTGGAAATGGAAATAGAACTGACCCATTATTATCATGTATTTGCAAGAAGTGCCATTTCAATCCAGTGTTTTTTGTCTCACCTATAAGAATGTGCTGTAGTTGACAGTGAACTAAAATGGGAAATCACAGTTGAGGTATTATAAGATTATTATTGATAACGTTACCACTTTTTTTAACATATACCTGTATCAGATGATGAAAGAGGCTCTTTTGAGAGGAAAGGTTGCTTGTTGGGAAGTAGTTAATTTCCATCTTTCTCTTAATTGGCTGCTATTTGGTACATTCATTTACaatctttcattttcagttttccctcccttttttttgcttttttttgttttattttgcctgaaaatgttgaaattaaacTGTTGGTTTTTGACGCTGACACAGCTACAACTCATCTTTAAATCAACCCATGGCTGTTAAAGATTCAGCTTTGAGACCCGTTTTATTCAAATccttaatttaaagaaaatgttttgacagttgAAAAGTAACCCTCTTAATGAACTTTCATTTAGTTTCTCTGGtttctttattaattatttggggtattgttcttgttcttgtttggCTAAATTAGTTTTGGTGAattataaaccaaacaaaaactaatagAACTTAAATCCCAGTGTTGCATGAACAAAACAGGTGAAGCATAAAAtaggcattttgtttttattatcactcaaaatgttttatgttttctataGATATTAAACTAACCACTGTTAAATAGATTGTCAAGGCGAATTTAAGCCCTAATCTCTTTGTCCAAAGTCTGTAAAAGTCCTTTAATTCAGTTCAATGTTGTGTAAATGAATTATTTCTTGTATTTCAGTTAGAAAAGgtgtttaatttcttttgttttttattttgtcattaatcCAGAGATCGGAGCAGAgaaggagaacagaggaaacagtCTCTGCTCCAAACAACAGCACCACCATCATCCTCAGCAGATCAACTCTCACAGGCCAACATCAAGCTGGTATGTTGGACGCAGACCACGCACTGCCTTCACCAACAGCCAGGTAATCACATGATCAATCAGCTAATAGAGcctttgtcttttgtcttttaatctctgacttcctctgtgtgcatgtgtgtgtgtcctgcaggtgAATGTCCTGGAGACGGTGTTTCAGGTGAACTGTTATCCAGGTATCCAGCTGAGGGAACAGCTGGCAGGGAGGCTCGACCTGGACGAGGACAGAATCCAGGTTCAGATTAACTCtatcattttattctgaaatgaagatagctctgctgctctgtggaaaTCCCCAAATTTCCAAATATGTCCCGCTGATTTGGGAGAAAATGTGTAGATTATTATGCCCATAACATGTAGAGTATTTCTAGCCAAAATACATACCATACTGCCAGgacttgtgtttgttgtttcatgCTTGTAGTCCCTCGTCATTCACTCTCAGGTCACTTAATGATGACCTGAGGCAAATTAACTTAAAGACAAATTAATGAAAATTCACTTTGCCCCCTTGTATTCCTCCTGTGGCCACACTGGCTGCCATTCAGTTAAAGTTATACAGCTTactttatcacatttttatagTAATGTATTGTGGAAACACTGTGGTAATGTGAAAGGTGGTGAGCCCACAGAGGATTATCAGCTGTATCTGCAGCTTCCCTCAGCTTTatatagtgagtttcagctcattgtttaacAACTTCAACttcagctggtgaacatagtggagcatttagcagctaaagagccaaatatttccctaaaacagagataaaggagagtgaatattgaatttaaatgtgtacatgaatgctaaaaaaaatcagttgaatAACAAATATCACCAATCAAAGAACAAAGAGTATGTAAAAGTATATAGCAaagtatataaaaataaaaaagaaagaagataagaGAGAAATATCCTTCATGAAAACTTTATGGCTAGCATCTCCTCTGCTGATATTTCTGCCAAATGaattttcctctctcctgtctcagaTCTGGTTTCAGAACCGGCGAGCCAAGCTGAGGCGTTCCCTCAGAGAAACCCGCCTGAAGCTGGTCCAGACGGCCGTGTCTGACCTCAGGGTCAGACACCAGGTCATAGGTCAACTGAAGGCCAATTGGAACGTACGAGATGACCCGGAGCTCAGCCAGCGGCTCACCTCTCATCtccagctgcaggtggaggaggaggaggaggaggaggaggagtgatgCTGATGAAGGACTTGAGGGCTTGCCTCTTTCACCATTCAACCTATTTCTCATCTTGTGCACGACTGTTGTCTGTATATAATCGGTTTCTCCcatcctctttctttcttctgcctTCCTTCCAAATGTTGTACAAAAggacaaatgtacaaataactGCTGATAAATGAAGGTCTCATTTGCTCATAAAACCTCATGTAACAGTGCTTGTTTTTGGCTTTAACACTAAACTGGATCCCTCTGATTGTCAGTAATATAGCGGAGGTATGAAAGTCTGTTGTCCTGAAGATTTGGTTTGGAGATCAGACTTTGTTATGACGAGGTCTGTTCTGGATCTGCCTCGTTATATTATAGTGTCTTATTATGTGAAtaggtttctgtttttctaatcTGTACAAAGTCTAAAAACTCTAATAAAAGTATTTGAATCTTGTGTCTGTTCCCTGCATGACTTCAGTATGTCTTTAAGATGTGTCAGttaaggtttttaaaaaaaataccagtaACCTGGGGGaaagttacattttcagtgcaatTTCTATCCTCAGTATTTGGTTCAATCCAAAGCTAAGCACTGATAAACAGTCTTTAGAGATGTATACTGTAT of Lates calcarifer isolate ASB-BC8 linkage group LG12, TLL_Latcal_v3, whole genome shotgun sequence contains these proteins:
- the LOC108874397 gene encoding LOW QUALITY PROTEIN: E3 ubiquitin-protein ligase TRIM39-like (The sequence of the model RefSeq protein was modified relative to this genomic sequence to represent the inferred CDS: inserted 1 base in 1 codon), encoding MSSRSEEDLSCPVCHDIFKEPVVLSCSHSFCKDCLQSWWREKLIHECPVCKRKSSKSDPPICLPLKNLCETFLLERDQRTSAGSEPLCSLHSEKLKLFCLDHQQPVCVICRDSKTHNNHRFXTIDEAAQDHKEELQKSLKPLQEKLKLFEQVKGNCDQTAKHIKVQVQHTERQIKEQFKKLH
- the LOC108874400 gene encoding homeobox expressed in ES cells 1 — protein: MASTLAPVTAESRPPFSIDRILGLELERPGNCLKLHRPWAEIGAEKENRGNSLCSKQQHHHHPQQINSHRPTSSWYVGRRPRTAFTNSQVNVLETVFQVNCYPGIQLREQLAGRLDLDEDRIQIWFQNRRAKLRRSLRETRLKLVQTAVSDLRVRHQVIGQLKANWNVRDDPELSQRLTSHLQLQVEEEEEEEEE